The Deltaproteobacteria bacterium genome includes the window CATCCTCATATATATCCCTCCTTTCAAAAATAGCGGATTTTTAAGAGTAAGAGCAAATTTATATTAAATACCTTTTTTTGTCAAGGACAATCGATGCCTTTGTCCCATAAGCAAAAAGGTCTTACAGCGTTGCTTTCAGCGTATGGGCTGCTATTGCCTCGACAATCCGAGGCCACGCCCCGCCGTGCGGTAGATCGTGACCCATACCCTCTATCAACATAAGTTGAGCTCCTGGGATGGCTTTGGCCGTGTCCTTCCCCCCCTCCACCGGCACAAGAGGATCGCTGGTTCCATGAACCACAAGGGTCGGCACCTTCACGGAAGCGAGGGCGGGCCCTCTGTTACCATGCGTTAGAATGGCAACGAGTTGGCGAGCCATGCCTTGAGGATAAAAGCAGCGGTCGTAGCTCTCGGCCATGATCTTGCGGGTCCACTTTTCATCAACCGCAAAACCGGGCCCGGCAATGGTTTTAAAGAGTCCGAGCATGTGCTCGATGAAGGCTTCCCGCTCGGCGGGAGGAGGGGTGATAAGAAGCCCGATCACTTCTGGCTTCGGTTGGGGAACTTCAGGATTGCCGGTAGTTGAGTAAATGGAGATCAAACTCAGGACGTGGGAAAGA containing:
- a CDS encoding alpha/beta hydrolase, giving the protein MSRVTANGIQIEYETFGNPSGRPLLLIIGLGAQMIHWDDDLCKDLAKRGHYVIRFDNRDVGLSTKFDEAGVPNLVETFGKIMQGEKIKPPYTLDDMADDAVGLLDALGIRKAHICGMSMGGMIAQTIAIRHLSHVLSLISIYSTTGNPEVPQPKPEVIGLLITPPPAEREAFIEHMLGLFKTIAGPGFAVDEKWTRKIMAESYDRCFYPQGMARQLVAILTHGNRGPALASVKVPTLVVHGTSDPLVPVEGGKDTAKAIPGAQLMLIEGMGHDLPHGGAWPRIVEAIAAHTLKATL